TTTCAATTTTTCCTCTAAAAAACTTATTTTTTATCTTATCCATCTCTGTGTCATACTTTTCTTCAATCAATTTATCCCCGCGGAATCGCTCTTTGCAGGACTTGCAATCCACGAGCGGATCGGAAAAATTTTCCACATGCCCACTCGCCTCCCACACACGCGGATTCATCAAAATCGCAGCATCGAGGCCCACCATATCGTCACGTTCCTGCACAAACGTTTTCCACCACAACTGCTTGAGATTATTTTTGAGCAAAACCCCGTACGGACCGTAGTCCCACGTGTTGGCCAACCCGCCATAAATCTCAGACCCCGGGAAAACAAATCCCCGGCGTTTGCACAACGAAATAACCTTATCCATGACTGAAATTTCCGCGTCCGCCATAATAATTCTGATTAAAAAGTAAATTTATGCCTCTATCATGAGTGTCACCGGCCCATCATTCACCAACTCGACCTCCATCATGGCCTGAAACTGCCCGGTCTGAACTTTCACGCCAAAATCATTCGCATAATCCACAAATTTAAGATACAGGGCCTCGGCTTGCTCGGGCCGCGCCGCCTCGGTAAAACTCGGCCGACGACTGCCCTTGGTGTCCCCGTACAGTGTGAATTGAGACACCACCATGATTTCGCCATTGGTATCGAGCACGGAAAGGTTCATTTTATCTTCTTCATCCGAAAAAATCCTCAAATGCACAATCTTGTCCGCCAATTTTTTGGCTTGTTCCTCGGTGTCCGTGTGCGTCACACCCAAAAATACAAGGAGCCCGGGGCCGATTTTGCTTTTCACACCCCCCTGCACCGACACCTGAGCGCGAGACACGCGTTGAATGAGCGCACGCATAAGTAAAAGGTTAAAAAGTTCGGGGATAAGATAGCAGATTCTTTTTTTTTACGCAAAAAACGAGTGATTTCTTGAAGAAAGGATTGGTGGTAAGATTGAATTGAATTTAAAATTTTATTCGCCTAAAAAAATCGGCAAAATAAATTTTAAATCTCCTTCCAATGCACATTAGAATATATAAAACTATTATGTTCCATTATTTTCTCTCAATATGATCAAAAAAGAAATTGATGCAATCTCAAAACAAATGCTTGCCGAGCTCGAAAAAGTGAGAGAATCTTTTAACCATTCCGGCAACAAAGGAACTAAAATGGAAACTGTCTTTGCGGAATTTTTAAAAAAATATTTACCAAAAAGATTCGAAATAGGTTGTGGGGAAATAATCGATTCAAAAGCAAAAAGAAGTGGACAATGCGACATAATTATTACAAACGAAAATCATCCATTTAGTTTTAAACCAGGAACACGTGAGCCTGGTTTATTTTTTATTGAAGGAGTTTCTGCTGTAGGAGAAATAAAAACAAGCCTCAACAGTAAAGAATTAGTCAACTCTTTAAAAGCTTCACAAAAATACAAAGAACTTGAAGCAGTCCGCCTAAAAGGATTTTATGAAAATAAACCCAGCGACGATAGATTCATTAAAAATCCACCATATTTTCTTTTTGCTTTTGAATCTAAACTAAAATTTACAAGCATCGGCCCTAAAATTGATAAATATTTAAAAGAAAACAGATTAAAAGCGGAATCTATTTTAGATGGAATTTTTGTATTAAATGAAGGGAGAATAATTAATTTTGGCGACGGACAAGGCTCATTACAATTTATTATCGGCGGGAATGAAACACAAAAAGGATTTATAGCCACAGATAGCAATCAAGTACTTTTCGATCTTTTGATTTTTTTATCAGCCAACATACAAAGATCTATAACCATGGATAACATATTGCTACACTATTTATTTTAAATTTTTACCCCATGATAGATTTCCAATTATTTGAAAGCGCCTACATTGTATGCATCAAACAGCCAAACAAATATTTAAGCGCCAATTTCAAGAAACATCTTGATAAACTATTCCCTCAAGATTCTTCTGCCACATCGTTAAAAACCCCCATGGTTACTGGATATTATTTAAGATGTACTGAGACCTTATTAAATTTAAAACCAGCAAAAAAACCAGATCAACAAATCCAAAACATTCTAAATTCTAAAAGAAACACAAAAGAAAAAACCGAAGAAATCGCTAATTACCTCGATAAACATAATAAAATTGGATTATCAGAAAAAATAGCTGATTATTCCTTAATCCCTTTTGAAGACACACGAAAAATCTTCGAGGCATATGCAGAAGATTTCGTTAACAATACATTAAAAGAAAAAGAAATCAGTAAAGACAATTCAGAGATTTTTCATGAATTAGCCTACAGAAATATGGCATTTGGCTATTTATATAAATTAGCCGAAGAATTTATCGAAAAAAAATCTTACAACTAATACACAAATTAATTAAATAAATTTTTATGCCTATATCTCAAGAAGAAAAAGATCAAAAATTCTATGATCAAACGGTGCAAAACCTTAATGAAACCCTTAACCAAACATCAAACAAATTAGACAAGCTCATTTTTATTATATCGACTCAAGCGATTATCCTTACGATCCCTTTCATTGATAAAATCGTAACACTTAAAAATATAACTGAAATCAAATATCTAAAAAGCTCTTGGGCATTTTTCTTCGTTACTTTAATACTAAATATTTTAACTTATTATTTTTCTATAAAAGCGTTAGATAAAAGAGGGGAAAAACTAGATTATTGGTTTGAGAACCCAACCGAAGTAAAAATGAGTCGAAAATACATGAAAACTTACTGGGCAATTTTTGGAAATATAATAAATCATATTTCGTTAATAACATTAATCCTTGGCCTAGGGCTTCTTGCATACTTTGCATCAATCAACATAGAAGCCATCACAAAATAAATATTATAAAAAAAGCTCTAACAAACCAATAAATCCCATGCAAAACCCACCCAAAATCTGGGACCACCTAAGTCAAAAATATTTTAAAAATTTCAACGACAACAACATTGAACTCGAGGCCGTGGAAAATCTCTATTTTGCCTGGCCCGTTTTCAAAAAATTCATCCAAAAAAATGTCAAAAATATAAAAGACAAAAGAGTTCTGGATTTCGGCTGTGGAACAGGTCAAATTTGCGCTGAATTACATTCACTGGGATTCACCACCACCGGCATTGATTATTCTCAAGGAATGATCAAAATTGCGAAAAAGAACATCGATCCTCTCATCCATTTACATCTCGGAAACAGCAAAAAAGCCGTCGCAATCGCCAAAAAAGAAGGTCCGTTTGATTTAATCATTTCCATCTTGGTGTTCC
The genomic region above belongs to Candidatus Gracilibacteria bacterium and contains:
- a CDS encoding class I SAM-dependent methyltransferase, coding for MQNPPKIWDHLSQKYFKNFNDNNIELEAVENLYFAWPVFKKFIQKNVKNIKDKRVLDFGCGTGQICAELHSLGFTTTGIDYSQGMIKIAKKNIDPLIHLHLGNSKKAVAIAKKEGPFDLIISILVFPFIEDIEQTIKDLHSSLTKGGYLCFAVFNEKWVREGLKNGVDYEQPPKSKGIKKLIFNFGENRKTDVFPRSAKEYDKIFATLGYKKLLEKYPLFTSKFIKKVYPKMPQNISEFMILGYKKP
- a CDS encoding DUF6602 domain-containing protein, producing MIKKEIDAISKQMLAELEKVRESFNHSGNKGTKMETVFAEFLKKYLPKRFEIGCGEIIDSKAKRSGQCDIIITNENHPFSFKPGTREPGLFFIEGVSAVGEIKTSLNSKELVNSLKASQKYKELEAVRLKGFYENKPSDDRFIKNPPYFLFAFESKLKFTSIGPKIDKYLKENRLKAESILDGIFVLNEGRIINFGDGQGSLQFIIGGNETQKGFIATDSNQVLFDLLIFLSANIQRSITMDNILLHYLF
- the dtd gene encoding D-aminoacyl-tRNA deacylase encodes the protein MRALIQRVSRAQVSVQGGVKSKIGPGLLVFLGVTHTDTEEQAKKLADKIVHLRIFSDEEDKMNLSVLDTNGEIMVVSQFTLYGDTKGSRRPSFTEAARPEQAEALYLKFVDYANDFGVKVQTGQFQAMMEVELVNDGPVTLMIEA